A single genomic interval of Hevea brasiliensis isolate MT/VB/25A 57/8 chromosome 4, ASM3005281v1, whole genome shotgun sequence harbors:
- the LOC131179172 gene encoding putative UPF0481 protein At3g02645 — MPMSSEVNSTANEDCVTIDINEMLTKLESQVSSDSCIFKVPDELRSVNEKAYEPQMIAIGPYHHGKAHLIAMEEHKIRYLQSFLRRGDKNDVSSYVQLLRRWEESARKCYAEPLHLSEDKFVAMMLLDGCFIIEFLCKLTEGEADPLFRLNHKLTRLKLDLLLLENQLPFFILWELLVMSNVISKPGINFIKMILGAYKWYRPGPAYVPRLLYTSEEVKQFKNLLGLIHDHWQPSSKRMLAYSERKRNERKNERKRSTRCARELKEAGIGFKSVKECNMFDVEFENGRIKIPEIRIVDKTECVLRNLIAYEQLTYSRSPKYFTDYMIFMDSLIDSAKDVEILCRQGIIENRMGDDETIAFLFNKMGQHVFCNRVLYADIEDKVDKHCKRKWNLQMAKLRRDYFNSPWAFISFLGAIILLLLTGIQTVYSVLSYYK, encoded by the coding sequence ATGCCGATGAGCAGTGAAGTGAACTCCACGGCCAATGAAGACTGCGTAACGATTGATATTAATGAAATGCTTACAAAACTTGAATCTCAAGTATCCTCTGATAGTTGCATTTTCAAAGTCCCTGATGAATTACGAAGCGTTAATGAGAAGGCATATGAACCGCAGATGATTGCAATTGGTCCTTATCACCACGGTAAAGCTCACTTAATTGCCATGGAAGAGCACAAAATACGATATCTTCAAAGCTTCCTTCGACGAGGAGATAAGAATGACGTATCAAGTTATGTCCAGCTCTTAAGAAGGTGGGAGGAAAGTGCTCGTAAATGTTATGCAGAACCCTTGCACCTTTCTGAAGATAAATTTGTAGCAATGATGCTTCTTGATGGTTGCTTTATTATCGAGTTTTTATGCAAATTGACAGAAGGTGAAGCTGACCCTCTTTTTCGGTTGAATCATAAATTGACTAGATTAAAGCTGGACCTGTTATTACTTGAAAATCAACTTCCATTCTTCATACTTTGGGAGTTGCTTGTCATGAGCAATGTAATTTCAAAGCCAGGAATCAATTTCATTAAGATGATTTTGGGGGCCTATAAATGGTATCGACCAGGCCCAGCGTATGTTCCAAGACTTTTATACACTTCAGAAGAGGTGAAGCAATTCAAGAATCTACTGGGATTGATACATGACCACTGGCAACCTTCCTCTAAAAGAATGCTGGCGTAttcggaaagaaaaagaaatgaaagaaaaaatgaaagaaaaagatcTACACGTTGTGCCAGAGAGCTCAAAGAGGCAGGGATTGGGTTCAAGAGTGTTAAGGAATGTAATATGTTCGATGTAGAGTTTGAAAACGGAAGAATTAAAATCCCAGAAATACGAATTGTAGATAAAACAGAGTGTGTCCTGCGAAATCTTATTGCCTATGAGCAGTTAACTTATTCCCGAAGTCCTAAATACTTCACTGATTATATGATATTCATGGATAGCCTCATCGATTCTGCAAAGGATGTGGAGATACTTTGTCGCCAGGGGATCATTGAGAACCGGATGGGTGACGATGAAACCATTGCTTTTTTATTCAACAAGATGGGGCAACATGTCTTCTGCAACAGAGTTCTCTACGCTGATATAGAGGACAAAGTAGACAAGCActgcaaaagaaaatggaatCTGCAGATGGCCAAGTTAAGGCGTGATTATTTTAACAGCCCATGGGCATTCATCTCGTTTTTAGGTGCTATAATCCTGCTCCTTCTCACCGGGATTCAAACTGTGTATTCAGTTCTTTCTTATTATAAATAA
- the LOC131179371 gene encoding uncharacterized protein LOC131179371, whose product MSCLRVFVTDRSDICVISDRHIAIKKAMQQDWWQPPNGHHRYCLRHILSNYNTKFKNPDMKEALRKAEKKKIYDAMNTIKSEHPDTFEWARNIPLEKWTRSHDGGKRYGSMTTNTVESVNGMLKGIRALPITIMVEKIFFHRVQYFDTRRTTFREQLQFGFNLTPACHQILIENLNEANSLNVRLFNRDCGEFEVWKDRTGDKHIVKLDERTCTCKKFQEIRIPCSHVIATCQSMSINYEQYVSNYYTLERMLKCYEWQFYALGHHDDCATDNDPILVPDPNRKRSKGRPTSLRKTNEMDWMVIQKRGDPSKIH is encoded by the exons ATGTCTTGTTTACGGGTGTTTGTGACTGATCGTTCTGATATTTGTGTTATATCAGACAGACATATTGCCATAAAAAAAGCAATGCAGCAAGATTGGTGGCAGCCTCCTAATGGACATCATCGATACTGCTTAAGACACATACTGAGCAATTATAACACGAAGTTTAAAAATCCTGACATGAAAGAAGCTCTCCGAAAGGCAG aaaaaaaaaaaatttatgatgcCATGAACACAATCAAGAGTGAGCATCCAGATACGTTTGAATGGGCCAGAAATATACCATTAGAGAAATGGACACGTTCTCATGATGGAGGAAAAAGGTATGGCTCCATGACAACCAATACCGTTGAGTCAGTTAATGGAATGCTTAAGGGGATTCGTGCACTACCAATAACTATAATGGTAGAGAAAATATTTTTCCACCGTGTCCAATATTTTGACACACGCCGCACGACCTTCCGCGAACAATTGCAGTTTGGCTTCAACTTAACCCCGGCATGTCatcaaattttgattgaaaatttgaatgaAGCAAACTCACTTAATGTTCGATTATTTAATCGCGATTGTGGTGAATTTGAAGTTTGGAAGGATAGAACTGGGGATAAGCACATCGTCAAACTTGATGAGAGGACATGCACATGCAAGAAGTTTCAAGAGATACGTATTCCATGTTCTCATGTCATAGCAACATGCCAATCAATGTCAATCAATTATGAGCAATACGTTTCAAATTATTATACATTGGAACGAATGCTTAAGTGCTATGAGTGGCAGTTTTATGCACTTGGACATCATGATGATTGTGCAACAGACAATGATCCAATCCTTGTACCTGACCCAAATCGAAAAAGGTCTAAAGGAAGACCAACTTCTTTAAGGAAGACGAATGAAATGGATTGGATGGTGATTCAAAAAAGAGGGGATCCGTCTAAAATCCATTGA